Genomic DNA from Haloplanus aerogenes:
CGACCGTCAGCGCCACGACCAGACTCGCGGGGCGCGAGGCGCCGGCGCCGAACGGCGTCCGTTCCTCCTGCTCCGCCGCTGTCATCGCACCGCACCTCCCGCCTGCAACGTCCGGGCCAGCGCCACCGGCAACCGCTCCTCCCGATCCCAGTCGACGACGGTCGCCCCGACCGGGGCGCCCGTCGACTCGCCCACCGTCATCGCGTCCCTCCCGCCTGCAACGTCCGGGCCAGCGCCACCGGCAACCGCTCCTCCCGATCCCAGTCGACGACGGTCGCCCCGACCTCTCGCATCCGGTCGAGTCGAATCCCTCGCTCCAGCGCGAGCGTCCGGCCGCCGACCGACTCCGGCGTCACCGCCGGCGAGAGGACGGTCGTTTCGTGGCCGTGGGTGCGGATCGTCTCGACCATCGACGCCACCGCGTCGTCGAGTGCCGGCGTGCAGAGAATCACCTGCGCCGTCGCGGGGAGATGGCCGAGGAAGCGGACGAGGGCGGCGTCGCGTCCGCCGTCGGTCGTCGCTCGCGTCGTCGCCGCCGGCGTCGTCCGCGCGGTCACGGCCTCCTCCGCTCCCGTCGCGGCGGCGTTGCAGACGGCGGCCGCGTGGGCCGCGAAGCCGTCGGCGTCGGGCGGCACCCACGCCGGTCGGCGGCCGGTGATCGGATCGGCCGGCCCGAGCGCCCCGACGCCGACGTGGTGCCCCTCGTCGCGGAGGACGCGCACGGCGAGCGTCCCGGCGTACGCACACAGCGTCGCGCCGGTGGGGAGCGACGCCCCGGCGGCGACGTGGTTCGGGTCGCGCCCGTCGATCAACACCGCCACCCTCGCCGCGCGCTGTTCGCGGTACTCGACCGTCGAGAGCTCGCCCGTCTTGGCGTAGCGCCGCCAGTTGATCCGGCTGACCGGGTCGCCGGCGCGGTAGTCGCGGGTGGCGTGGAACTCGACGCCGACGCCGCCGGTGTCGGTCGCCAGCGACCCCGAGAAGGCGGTGGTCCGGCGCCGAAGCGGCACGTCCTCGGCGTCGATCCGACATTCGAACGCGCCGGGGCCGTCGGCCTCACGGGTCGTCTCCGCGACGACCGTCCCGCTCACGCTCGACGCCCGCAACCGGACCGGCTGGAAGGCGTAGCGACCGCGGTTCGCGGTCAGCGTGTACTCGGCGGTCACCGACTCGCCGGGCCGGAGCGCCGCGCCCGCGCTCGCCGCTCCCTCGCGGATCGCGAGTTCCTCGGGTACGCCGTCCCGCACCCGCAGATCCGGCAGGATCGACGCCCCGACGTTCGTCACCGTCAGCGTCACCTCGACCGGCTGTCCCGGGAGCGGCGTCTCCGGTCGAACCTCGCGCTCGACCCGCACCTGTTCGTCGAGTGGCTGGAGCGTGGACAGCGCCCCCTGCACGACGAACGCGAGCGGCACGATACCCGCGAGCAGGAGCGTCGGCGTGCCCGTGCCGACGCCGACGGAGACGAGCAGGACTGCCGCGGCAACCAGTCCCTGATACCGGCGGACGCGACGGATCACGACGACCCCTCCAGTGCCCGGCGGAGCGCCCGGAGCCGACCACCCCGCGACGACGGCGGCGCCTCGTATCCCGATAGCCGCTCGGCACACGCCTCCTCGACGGCCGCGAGCGTCCGTTCGACCCGCCGCTCGTAGGCGCGGCCGGGATAGAGCCACGCGTACAGGCGGTGGTACCACGGGTAGTCGACGGCAGTGGTAGTGGTGAGGAAGGCGGCCGCGTACCGGTCGTCGGTCCACTCTCCTCGGTCGACGTACGCTTCCGCCGCGTCGTGGTCCTCCTGTTCGTGCCGGTGACTTTCGACGACCACCGCGCGGAGCCGTCGGCGGAGGGGGTCGTCGCCGCCAGCGTCGGGACCGCCGTTCTCGACCGCCCGCTCGTACCGCGCCGAGAGTTCCGCGCCGGCGACGGTGACTGGTCGTCCCGGCGTGTCGTTCGGACCGTCCCCTATCGGCGTCTCGCCGTCCGGCTCGGAGAGCCACGCGTACAGCAGGCCCAGGACGCCGGCGACCGATCCGGCGAACGCCAGTGCGAGGCCGCGGTCGACGCCGAGCGTGTCGAGCGGCTCCCGAACCCCCGCTGGGAGCGTCCCCGGCGCGAACCCGTACCAGACCGCGAAGACGACGCCGCCGACGGCGACGGCGACGGCGAACCGCCGCCACGTCATCCGACTCACGACCGCTCGCCTCCACGGAGCGTTTCGCGAACCCTCCGGACCGCGTCGCGGGCGCGGGCGAGGCGGTCGTCGTCCGGCGCCAGTCGCCCGTATTCGGCGTCACGATACGCGTCCGTCAGGGCACGGATCGGCTCCGCCGGGAGTCCGCGGTCGACGGCGTAGCGGGCGATTTCACCCGGCGTGCGCGTCCGTGCCCGCGGTGGCGCGACGAGGGCGACGAACTCCCGCCAGAGGTCGCGCAGCGTCGCCGTCGACGCCGCGTCGCCCTCGCTCCCGGACGCACTCGCGCCACGCGAGTCGTTCCCGGCCGGCCCGGTCTCCGCTCCCGACTCGCCACGCGACAGGAGGCTGGCCAACCACGCGCGCAGCCACCGGACGAACCGGCGCGGGTGGAGTCCCGAGAGCGCCGACAGCCCGTGGATCGCGAGTTGTCGCGGGAGCGCCGCGAGGTGTACCAGTCCGCGACGGATCGCCTGCCCCGCACGCACGAGGAGGTCGGCCGCGCGGACACAGACGGCGACCGCCCACGCGGCGAGTCGTGCCACCCCCGTCGCGGCCGCGTGTGCCGCGCCCCGACCGGTGAGGCCGCGCCGTCGTCCCTCGCGCCACAGGAGGGTGAGCCCCCCCAGCGCGAGCAGTCCGACGAGCGCCGCGTTGCGACCGAGGGGGAGCGTCGTCCGCGCCGCCGTACTGTCGTGCCGGACGACGACAGCGGCCGATCCCGACATCGGGAGCGACACGTCGAGCGTGCCGTTCTCGGTCGTCGTGCCCACCGCGCGTCCGCCCACCGACACCTGCGCGCCACCGACCGGCGTCCCGTTCCAGGTCGTCCGGATCGTCGCCGGCCCGCCCGGAAGCGGGAGCGAGAGCGGGGCGTCGACCGAGAGGTTCAGCGCCGGCGAGCGGTCGGGGGTCGAAGTCGGTGTCTCGGCCCCCGCCGGGCGGACCTGGAGTGTCGTCGTCGCGCCGACCGACTCGCGCTGCACGGCGAGGCGGTGGCTCCCCGGCGCGACGCCGTCGAGCGAGAAGCCGAGGCGGCCGTCCGCGCCCGTCGTCCCCACGCGTTCGCCGTCGAGGGTCACCGCCGCCTCCCGGACGGGGACGTCACGAATCGTCGCGACGACGGTGACGCCGCCGCCCGCGACGGGCGTCCCCTCGACCGACAGCGTGACGTTCGTGTCGCTGCGGTAGGTCCGCGAGGAGTGGTTCGTCCCGTCGTGGTCGGCGGCTATCGGCGGTCGGTCGGGGCTGGCGTCACGGCGGGCGGGGAGCGCCTCACCGCCGGCCCACAGGTCGGCCGCCGTCGCCGTCGTCTCTCCCTCCTCGCCCTCGTACTTCGTCGCCGCGTCCGGCGGCCGAGCGGTCACGGTGAACTCCGCGGCGTAGGGCAGTTGGGTCGTCACCGTCCCGGCCGCTCCGGTCCAGCCGACCCGCTCGTCGTTGATTTCGACCGGTGCGCCCACGACCGGCGTGTCGTTTTTCTCGACGGTGATCGCCACGTTCGCGCCGGCGACGGCCGAGCGATTCAGCG
This window encodes:
- a CDS encoding DUF58 domain-containing protein, which gives rise to MIRRVRRYQGLVAAAVLLVSVGVGTGTPTLLLAGIVPLAFVVQGALSTLQPLDEQVRVEREVRPETPLPGQPVEVTLTVTNVGASILPDLRVRDGVPEELAIREGAASAGAALRPGESVTAEYTLTANRGRYAFQPVRLRASSVSGTVVAETTREADGPGAFECRIDAEDVPLRRRTTAFSGSLATDTGGVGVEFHATRDYRAGDPVSRINWRRYAKTGELSTVEYREQRAARVAVLIDGRDPNHVAAGASLPTGATLCAYAGTLAVRVLRDEGHHVGVGALGPADPITGRRPAWVPPDADGFAAHAAAVCNAAATGAEEAVTARTTPAATTRATTDGGRDAALVRFLGHLPATAQVILCTPALDDAVASMVETIRTHGHETTVLSPAVTPESVGGRTLALERGIRLDRMREVGATVVDWDREERLPVALARTLQAGGTR
- a CDS encoding DUF7269 family protein, with the protein product MTWRRFAVAVAVGGVVFAVWYGFAPGTLPAGVREPLDTLGVDRGLALAFAGSVAGVLGLLYAWLSEPDGETPIGDGPNDTPGRPVTVAGAELSARYERAVENGGPDAGGDDPLRRRLRAVVVESHRHEQEDHDAAEAYVDRGEWTDDRYAAAFLTTTTAVDYPWYHRLYAWLYPGRAYERRVERTLAAVEEACAERLSGYEAPPSSRGGRLRALRRALEGSS
- a CDS encoding transglutaminase domain-containing protein, giving the protein MSESGGSGSDDSDGTGVEYGEIALALAVVAALVVAAALLPGAGLGGTGGEPSERGTATAEAPTTPGQQGRSGTPPGGALGGGSPSGVPLSQPPAETQIGSTQSMGRSLAQTPQFVVEGPTNTYWRQTAYTRYTGSTWASSPRWQSIDRGVPNDAQTAAGRSMDYRVTLLVPSSSLPTAWQPSQVQVANGSAGVEASSVGGVRATRRLPAGTTYLARSAAPPGDSATLRAAGTDYPDRIERRYTQLPETTPERVGAFTDELTAGDETPYDEATTIRDWLQQKPYSLNASHEAGEPVADQFIFEMESGYCQYYATSMVVMLRTQGIPARYVVGYAPGERVGENQYLVTADRGHAWVEVFFPDTGWVRFDPTGSGRLPVENPQPPYDISLNRSAVAGANVAITVEKNDTPVVGAPVEINDERVGWTGAAGTVTTQLPYAAEFTVTARPPDAATKYEGEEGETTATAADLWAGGEALPARRDASPDRPPIAADHDGTNHSSRTYRSDTNVTLSVEGTPVAGGGVTVVATIRDVPVREAAVTLDGERVGTTGADGRLGFSLDGVAPGSHRLAVQRESVGATTTLQVRPAGAETPTSTPDRSPALNLSVDAPLSLPLPGGPATIRTTWNGTPVGGAQVSVGGRAVGTTTENGTLDVSLPMSGSAAVVVRHDSTAARTTLPLGRNAALVGLLALGGLTLLWREGRRRGLTGRGAAHAAATGVARLAAWAVAVCVRAADLLVRAGQAIRRGLVHLAALPRQLAIHGLSALSGLHPRRFVRWLRAWLASLLSRGESGAETGPAGNDSRGASASGSEGDAASTATLRDLWREFVALVAPPRARTRTPGEIARYAVDRGLPAEPIRALTDAYRDAEYGRLAPDDDRLARARDAVRRVRETLRGGERS